In Buchnera aphidicola (Brachycaudus tragopogonis), the following are encoded in one genomic region:
- the rnc gene encoding ribonuclease III, which yields MNYMVTKKIQKVLGYTFTHKDLLRQALTHRSASSKHNERLEFLGDSILSFVIANALYQHFPYIDEGDMSRMRATLVRGNTLAEIAYEFDLGEYLKLGQGELKSGGFRRESILANTVEALIGSIYLDSNIQTVEELILKWYEKRLEKISPGDTQKDPKTRLQEYLQSKHLSLPMYFIVEIYGEAHNQLFTIHCKVSIISEYLIGTGSSRRKAEQDAAQKALIKLGVE from the coding sequence ATGAACTATATGGTAACAAAAAAAATACAAAAAGTACTGGGATATACTTTTACTCATAAAGATCTTTTAAGACAAGCATTAACACATCGTAGTGCAAGTAGTAAACATAATGAACGATTAGAATTTTTAGGTGATTCTATTTTAAGTTTTGTAATTGCTAATGCTTTATATCAACATTTTCCATATATTGATGAAGGCGACATGAGTCGTATGAGAGCAACTTTAGTGCGTGGCAATACGTTAGCAGAAATTGCATATGAATTTGATTTAGGAGAATATTTAAAACTAGGACAAGGTGAATTAAAAAGTGGAGGTTTCCGTCGTGAATCTATTTTAGCAAACACTGTAGAAGCATTGATTGGCAGTATTTATTTAGATAGTAATATTCAAACAGTAGAAGAATTAATATTAAAATGGTATGAAAAACGTTTAGAAAAAATAAGTCCTGGAGACACTCAAAAAGATCCTAAAACACGATTACAAGAATATTTACAATCAAAGCATCTTTCTTTACCTATGTATTTTATAGTAGAAATATATGGTGAAGCCCATAATCAATTATTCACTATTCATTGCAAAGTTAGCATTATTTCAGAATATTTAATTGGTACTGGTTCCAGCAGAAGAAAAGCTGAACAAGATGCAGCACAAAAAGCATTAATAAAACTAGGTGTAGAGTGA
- the mnmA gene encoding tRNA 2-thiouridine(34) synthase MnmA, whose translation MILKKNKKVIVAMSGGVDSSVAAWILKKKYQVEGLFMKNWEEDDKEKYCNAKKDLCDAENVCKKLNIHLHKMNFSEEYWEKVFKNFLNEHKKGKTPNPDILCNKEIKFNILLNYSTQELQADYIATGHYARIKIINGKHLLLKSTDLKKDQSYFLYTLNDMQLKKILFPIGHFKKHEVRTIAKKINLEVAEKKDSTGICFIGPKKLKNFLSLYINKKIGNITTTSGKIIGQHDGVFYYTLGQRKGLGVGGIKGTCNIPWYVVDKNIEKNILVVAQGSCNRDLMSIGLIAKNINWVNGKNKIIFPLFCQVKTRYRQEDVNCNIEYINNAYIRILFYTPVIAVTPGQSVVFYLSKICIGGGIIESRLPL comes from the coding sequence ATGATACTAAAAAAAAATAAAAAAGTAATTGTTGCAATGTCAGGAGGTGTAGACTCATCTGTTGCTGCATGGATTCTAAAAAAAAAATACCAAGTAGAAGGTTTATTTATGAAAAATTGGGAGGAAGATGATAAAGAAAAATATTGTAATGCTAAGAAAGATTTATGTGATGCTGAAAATGTCTGTAAAAAATTAAATATTCATCTTCATAAAATGAATTTTTCTGAAGAATATTGGGAAAAAGTTTTTAAAAATTTTTTAAATGAACATAAAAAAGGAAAAACACCTAATCCAGATATATTATGTAATAAAGAAATTAAATTTAATATCTTATTAAACTACTCTACTCAAGAATTACAAGCAGACTATATTGCAACAGGTCATTATGCTCGTATAAAAATAATCAATGGAAAGCATTTATTATTAAAATCTACAGATCTTAAGAAAGATCAAAGTTATTTTTTATATACTTTAAATGATATGCAACTTAAAAAAATTTTATTTCCTATTGGACACTTTAAAAAACATGAAGTAAGAACTATTGCTAAAAAAATCAATTTAGAAGTTGCTGAAAAAAAAGATTCTACTGGAATTTGCTTTATAGGACCAAAGAAATTAAAAAATTTTCTCAGTCTTTATATTAATAAAAAAATAGGCAATATCACTACAACTAGTGGAAAAATTATAGGACAACATGATGGTGTTTTCTATTACACTTTAGGACAAAGGAAAGGACTAGGTGTTGGTGGAATAAAAGGAACATGTAATATTCCATGGTATGTAGTTGATAAAAATATAGAAAAAAATATATTAGTTGTTGCGCAAGGTTCGTGCAATAGAGATCTTATGTCCATAGGTTTAATCGCTAAAAATATTAATTGGGTTAACGGAAAAAATAAAATAATTTTTCCACTATTTTGTCAAGTAAAAACAAGATATCGTCAAGAAGATGTGAATTGTAATATAGAATATATAAATAATGCCTATATTAGAATTTTATTTTACACCCCAGTCATTGCAGTTACACCTGGACAATCAGTGGTATTTTATCTATCAAAAATATGTATAGGTGGTGGTATTATTGAATCCAGATTACCATTATAA
- the era gene encoding GTPase Era: protein MNIKQKHCGWITIIGKSNVGKSTLLNQIIGKKISIVSRKKNTTQNHITGIQTKKHYQYIYTDTPGFIFNEKNHEITYKENIFFNILKNSTLIMFVIDHIFWTEKDNIVFNKIKKNKIPIIIIINKIDKILNKNVLLPFIDFIKNKTDAIEIIPISAKKTENMMFLHDIIKHYLPKNSHFYPKNYITTNSQIFTISEIIREQLILFLGAELPSIVKVEIEELKTIKKDQLHIKALILIKYTRQKKIIIGNNGEKIKKISMISRYNIEKELHKKTHLLLWVKKNISR, encoded by the coding sequence GTGAATATAAAACAGAAACATTGTGGTTGGATAACAATTATTGGAAAATCTAATGTTGGAAAATCTACATTATTAAATCAAATAATTGGTAAAAAAATTTCTATTGTATCAAGAAAAAAAAATACAACTCAAAATCATATTACAGGTATTCAAACAAAAAAACATTATCAATATATTTATACAGATACACCTGGATTTATATTTAATGAAAAGAATCATGAAATTACATATAAAGAAAATATTTTTTTTAACATTTTAAAGAATTCAACATTAATAATGTTTGTTATAGATCATATTTTTTGGACAGAAAAAGACAATATTGTTTTTAATAAAATAAAGAAAAATAAAATACCAATAATTATTATTATCAATAAAATTGACAAAATTCTTAATAAAAATGTTTTATTACCTTTCATTGATTTTATTAAAAATAAAACTGATGCTATAGAAATCATTCCTATTTCTGCAAAAAAAACAGAAAATATGATGTTTTTACATGATATAATAAAACATTATTTACCAAAAAATTCTCATTTTTATCCCAAAAATTATATTACAACAAACTCTCAAATTTTTACAATATCTGAAATTATTCGAGAGCAATTAATATTATTTTTAGGTGCCGAATTACCTTCTATTGTTAAAGTGGAAATTGAAGAATTAAAAACTATAAAAAAAGATCAATTACATATAAAAGCATTGATTTTAATAAAATATACAAGACAAAAAAAAATTATTATTGGAAATAATGGAGAAAAAATAAAAAAAATTAGTATGATATCACGATATAATATAGAAAAAGAATTACATAAGAAAACTCATCTTCTTTTATGGGTCAAAAAAAATATTTCTAGATAA
- the lepB gene encoding signal peptidase I encodes MANTLTIFLLISTFFTGFFWCFYRIKSIKKYFLKKTILKDNNLNKKSVLHIKNKIYFFESLASFFPIFLIILIIRSFIYEPFQIPSGSMMPTLLIGDFILVEKFSYGIKEPITQKTLIKTNQPKRGDVVVFKHPNDYNVDYIKRVIGLPGDKIKYDTNKKNIKICTHYLDTHHCKKKIMIKYSKSTKSNFFQKIYFLNKNNFIQEKEVYNSLYFNIVEEDINNVKHNILLLNGVKNKNENYYQQKNMPKLTWIVPKGKYFMMGDNRDNSLDSRYWGFVPEQNLVGKAIKIWMSFDKNENEWPTGIRVNRIGNIY; translated from the coding sequence ATGGCTAATACATTAACTATTTTTTTATTAATTAGTACATTTTTTACTGGATTTTTTTGGTGTTTTTATCGCATAAAAAGTATTAAAAAATATTTTTTAAAAAAAACAATCTTAAAAGATAACAACTTAAATAAAAAAAGTGTATTACACATAAAAAATAAAATATATTTTTTTGAATCTTTAGCATCATTTTTTCCAATTTTTTTAATAATATTGATTATACGTTCATTTATTTATGAACCTTTTCAAATTCCTTCAGGATCTATGATGCCTACTCTTTTAATAGGTGACTTTATTTTAGTCGAAAAGTTTTCATATGGAATTAAAGAACCCATAACGCAAAAAACGTTAATTAAAACTAATCAACCTAAACGTGGTGATGTTGTAGTTTTTAAACATCCAAATGATTATAATGTAGATTACATTAAGCGTGTTATAGGATTACCTGGAGACAAGATTAAATATGATACAAACAAAAAAAATATAAAAATATGTACTCATTATCTTGATACACATCACTGTAAAAAAAAAATAATGATTAAATATTCTAAATCTACAAAAAGTAATTTTTTTCAAAAAATATATTTTTTAAATAAAAATAATTTCATACAAGAAAAAGAAGTATATAATTCTCTGTATTTTAATATTGTTGAAGAAGATATCAATAACGTTAAACATAATATATTACTATTAAATGGTGTTAAAAATAAAAATGAAAATTACTATCAACAAAAAAATATGCCGAAATTAACTTGGATTGTACCTAAAGGTAAATATTTCATGATGGGAGATAATCGTGATAATAGTTTAGATAGTCGTTATTGGGGCTTTGTACCTGAGCAAAATTTAGTAGGAAAAGCTATTAAAATATGGATGAGCTTTGATAAAAATGAAAATGAATGGCCTACTGGTATACGTGTAAATAGAATTGGCAATATATATTAA
- the hflD gene encoding high frequency lysogenization protein HflD, whose protein sequence is MNPDYHYNSFFIKKVSKEIAVIKEIYSITLSFAGICQSAYLVQQLAYSGKCDHNAFQICLESVLEIKPKSLITIYGNNEKNLHLGLKTLISILKFSNFSYLYVELMKYILDMIFIENKLKKNREHIDLIKKSLENICNEYHQNNNFSTLINKIANVYIHKISSLGSQVLVKGTKSFLEDIEIQKKIRCLLFSGIRSIVLWRQFGGNRLKLIFFRYHIIQKAKKILFDLKN, encoded by the coding sequence TTGAATCCAGATTACCATTATAATAGTTTTTTTATTAAAAAAGTGAGTAAGGAGATAGCTGTTATTAAAGAAATATATTCAATTACGTTATCATTTGCAGGTATATGTCAATCAGCTTATTTAGTACAACAATTAGCTTATTCAGGAAAATGTGATCATAATGCATTTCAAATATGTTTAGAAAGTGTTTTAGAAATAAAACCAAAATCTTTAATTACAATATATGGTAATAATGAAAAAAATTTACATCTAGGGTTAAAAACATTAATATCTATACTAAAATTTTCTAATTTTTCTTATTTATATGTTGAATTGATGAAATATATTTTGGATATGATTTTCATTGAAAATAAACTAAAAAAAAATCGCGAACATATTGATTTAATCAAGAAAAGTTTAGAAAACATATGCAATGAATATCATCAAAATAACAATTTTAGTACCTTAATTAATAAAATAGCAAATGTATATATCCACAAAATAAGTTCTTTAGGTTCGCAAGTTTTAGTAAAAGGAACAAAGAGTTTTCTAGAAGATATAGAAATACAAAAAAAAATTAGATGTTTATTATTTTCAGGCATTCGTTCTATAGTTTTATGGAGACAATTTGGTGGCAATCGATTAAAATTAATATTTTTTAGGTATCATATTATTCAAAAAGCAAAAAAAATATTATTTGATTTAAAAAACTAG
- the lepA gene encoding translation elongation factor 4 — MKNIRNFSIIAHIDHGKSTLSDRLIQICGGLSEREMSNQVLDSMDLERERGITIKAQSVMINYKNRENNIFNLNFIDTPGHVDFSYEVSRSLAACEGALLVVDATQGVEAQTLANCYTALEMNLEIIPVLNKIDLPNANPEKVAKEIEDIIGISSYDAIRCSSKTGFGIKKLLESIITHIPSPQGKIDAPLQALIIDSWFDNYLGVVSLIRIKNGTLFEKDKIQVMSTGKNYCVDQIGIFTPKKLNKNKLTCGEVGWIICGIKSITAAPVGDTLTTAQNPAKNRLTGFKKVKPQIYAGLFPIKSDQYETFRDALGKLSLNDSSLFYEPENSNALGFGFRCGFLGLLHMEIIQARLEREYSIDLISTAPTVIYEIELNDGKVIYLDSPSDFPSINKIKTIREPIVECNILLPPQFLGPVIKLCVEKRGFQTNMIYHTHQVSLKYNIPMNEVVLNFFDELKSISSGYASLEYDFKHFQTVKIEKIEILINSEKVDALTILSYYKNAQYRAREIVNKMKELIPRHQFDIAIQASINNSIVARATIKQLRKNVLSKCYGGDVSRKKKLLQKQKDGKKRMKKIGNVNLPKEAFISILNINKN, encoded by the coding sequence ATGAAAAATATAAGAAATTTTTCTATTATAGCTCATATTGATCATGGAAAATCAACTTTATCCGATCGATTAATACAAATATGTGGTGGATTATCTGAACGAGAAATGTCTAATCAAGTGCTAGATTCTATGGATTTAGAAAGAGAGAGAGGTATAACAATAAAAGCTCAAAGTGTGATGATTAATTATAAAAACAGAGAAAATAATATTTTTAATTTGAATTTTATTGATACACCAGGTCATGTAGATTTTTCTTACGAGGTCTCTCGATCATTAGCAGCATGTGAAGGGGCACTATTAGTTGTTGACGCTACCCAAGGTGTAGAAGCTCAAACTTTAGCTAATTGTTATACTGCATTAGAAATGAATTTAGAAATAATTCCAGTACTAAATAAAATAGATTTACCTAATGCAAATCCAGAAAAAGTTGCCAAAGAAATTGAAGATATTATAGGAATATCTTCATATGATGCGATTAGATGTTCTTCTAAAACAGGTTTTGGTATAAAAAAACTTTTAGAAAGCATTATAACCCATATTCCTTCTCCACAAGGTAAAATAGATGCTCCTCTTCAAGCATTAATTATTGATTCTTGGTTTGATAATTATCTAGGTGTAGTATCTTTAATAAGAATTAAAAATGGAACTTTATTTGAAAAAGACAAAATTCAAGTAATGAGTACTGGAAAAAATTATTGTGTTGATCAAATAGGTATTTTTACTCCTAAAAAATTAAATAAAAATAAACTAACATGTGGAGAAGTCGGTTGGATTATTTGTGGTATTAAAAGTATTACTGCTGCTCCAGTTGGCGATACATTAACAACAGCACAAAATCCAGCAAAAAATAGATTAACTGGATTTAAAAAAGTTAAACCACAAATATATGCTGGTTTATTTCCTATAAAATCAGATCAATATGAAACATTTAGAGATGCATTAGGTAAACTTAGTTTAAATGACTCTTCATTATTTTATGAACCAGAAAATTCTAATGCCTTGGGATTTGGATTTAGATGTGGATTTTTAGGTTTATTACATATGGAAATTATTCAAGCACGTCTAGAAAGAGAATATTCTATTGATTTAATTTCAACTGCACCCACAGTAATTTATGAAATTGAACTTAATGATGGAAAAGTTATTTACTTAGATAGTCCTTCTGATTTTCCTAGTATAAACAAGATAAAAACAATCAGAGAACCTATAGTTGAATGCAACATTTTATTACCTCCTCAATTTCTTGGTCCAGTAATTAAATTATGTGTAGAAAAAAGAGGTTTTCAAACTAACATGATTTATCATACGCATCAAGTATCATTAAAATATAACATTCCAATGAATGAAGTGGTATTAAATTTTTTTGATGAATTAAAATCGATATCTAGTGGATATGCTTCACTAGAGTATGATTTTAAACATTTTCAGACTGTAAAAATAGAAAAAATAGAGATTTTAATTAATTCAGAAAAAGTTGATGCATTAACAATACTTTCTTATTACAAAAATGCACAATATCGTGCCCGTGAAATAGTTAACAAAATGAAAGAATTAATACCTCGACATCAATTTGATATTGCCATTCAAGCTTCTATTAACAATTCTATTGTAGCACGAGCAACTATAAAACAACTCAGAAAAAACGTATTATCTAAATGTTATGGTGGTGACGTTAGTAGAAAAAAGAAATTACTTCAAAAACAAAAAGATGGAAAAAAAAGAATGAAAAAAATAGGTAATGTAAATTTGCCAAAAGAAGCATTTATTTCAATTTTAAATATTAATAAAAATTAA